One genomic window of Aricia agestis chromosome 7, ilAriAges1.1, whole genome shotgun sequence includes the following:
- the LOC121728532 gene encoding uncharacterized protein LOC121728532, whose amino-acid sequence MQGESDGDDASSYKSSSSKKRKIFDSPGDKYKPFQKPSYTRKYPDTTSNGEFIVFVEHCNKDTKIGNMNPLNLSKIFKNAKGVHERSRISARKIKIIFKQAALANDFLNAQFIQENNLRAYIPAASVERVGVVRYIPKEISNRELFEKISSDLDIIGVRRFMKKENNTFVPLNTITVTFSGTVLPQCIFLDGWRYKVHNYIPPVLQCFKCLLFNHSAKYCFNEQACSKCAENHSYKECTSEVLKCKNCGGNHLAISKECPIKASKIKKNISLRVNNSTYADITNNLTSFPPLTKANPQNVKIVPEKISAQDIINNQKILEAIISTIVSIGNSNEIKTTTHIKETFIKNFNK is encoded by the coding sequence atgcaAGGTGAAAGCGATGGAGATGATGCAAGTAGTTACAAATCGTCTTCatcaaagaaaagaaaaattttcGACAGCCCAGGCGATAAGTATAAACCATTTCAAAAGCCTTCTTACACAAGAAAATATCCCGATACTACCTCCAATGGAGAATTCATAGTCTTCGTAGAGCATTGCAATAAAGACACCAAAATAGGGAATATGAACCCCctaaatttatcaaaaattttcaaaaatgctaAAGGGGTCCATGAAAGATCTAGAATAAGCGcccgcaaaataaaaataatattcaaacaaGCGGCACTAGCAAATGATTTCCTCAATGCCCAATTTATACAAGAGAATAACTTAAGAGCATATATCCCAGCTGCCTCTGTGGAAAGGGTTGGGGTAGTCAGGTACATTCCTAAAGAAATTAGCAATAGGGagttatttgaaaaaataagtaGTGATCTTGATATTATTGGTGTACGTAggtttatgaaaaaagaaaataatacatttgttCCGTTAAATACTATTACTGTTACTTTTTCTGGCACTGTATTACCACAATGCATTTTCTTAGATGGATGGAGATATAAGGTTCATAATTATATACCTCCAgttttacaatgttttaaatGCTTACTTTTCAATCACtctgcaaaatattgttttaatgaacAAGCATGTTCTAAATGTGCAGAGAATCATTCTTATAAAGAATGCACATCagaagttttaaaatgtaaaaactgtGGAGGTAATCACCTAGCTATTTCTAAGGAGTGCCCAATTAAGGCttctaaaattaagaaaaacataTCTTTGAGAGTTAATAATTCTACTTATGCGGacataacaaataatttaacatcTTTCCCACCTCTTACAAAAGCTAATcctcaaaatgttaaaattgttcCAGAAAAGATATCAGCCCAggacattattaataatcaaaaaattttaGAAGCCATAATAAGCACTATTGTAAGTATAGGAAATTCTAATGAGATTAAGACTACAACACATATTAAAGAAACattcattaaaaactttaataagtaa
- the LOC121729076 gene encoding uncharacterized oxidoreductase YrbE-like, with product MVPYLADHYKFVYRALYVRGQHLVYKYLSILIYFTRYLNNVNTNTMGRAKKAPVVGAMFGFGRAGSIHLASIINNPRITLKYIVDDRKERFADLKSYWNLSDDVTFLTSKESDRVFKDKAVNAVFVGSPTFTHHDVVVNAIANNKDVFCEKPIAESTEDTKKCYDTAKAKGRVLFAAFNRRFDPAYRSLKEQVRKGAVGHVQILKVTARDSPLPSVEYLKTSGGVFHDCLVHDFDMSCWVLGELPVRVQATASALIPEIKAIDDFDTIAFLLTFPSGAVAIGDNSRFSAYGYDQRLEVFGNKGMIKVENERPAHSTETVIGQEGIKLNPIYYSFPSRYKIAYQNELEHFLDVVQYGEPMDVTSWQTLAVSKIATAVEQSARTGKTVELDWTKDDIPAIYS from the exons ATGGTTCCGTATTTAGCAGACCATTAC aaattcgtttatcgcgcactGTACGTACGGGGCCAACATTTAGTTTACAAATatttatcaatactaatatattttactaggtACCTGAACAATGTCAACACAAACACAATGGGTAGGGCCAAAAAAGCACCAGTCGTTGGTGCCATGTTCGGGTTCGGTCGCGCCGGCTCCATCCATTTGGCGAGCATCATCAACAACCCTCGCATCACACTTAAGTACATCGTCGACGACCGCAAGGAGAGGTTTGCGGACCTCAAGTCCTACTGGAACCTCAGCGATGACGTCACCTTTCTGACGTCTAAGGAGAGCGATCGCGTCTTCAAGGACAAAGC CGTCAACGCCGTGTTCGTTGGCTCCCCGACATTCACACACCACGATGTCGTCGTCAACGCGATCGCTAACAACAAAgatgttttctgtgagaaaccCATCGCTGAAAGTACCGAAGATACGAAAAAGTGTTACGACACAGCCAAGGCTAAGGGACGAGTCCTGTTTGCCGCCTTCAACCGCAGGTTCGATCCGGCATACAGATCTCTGAAGGAACAAGTCAGGAAGGGAGCCGTTGGTCACGTCCAAATTCTCAAAGTTACAGCAAGAGACTCTCCATTGCCTTCTGTTGAATACTTAAAGACTTCAG GTGGCGTTTTCCACGACTGCTTGGTGCACGATTTTGATATGTCGTGCTGGGTTTTGGGAGAGTTGCCTGTCCGCGTGCAAGCGACGGCCTCGGCTTTGATTCCGGAAATCAAGGCCATCGATGACTTCGACACCATTGCCTTCCTCCTGACCTTCCCGTCTGGCGCTGTAGCCATCGGAGACAACAGCAGATTCAGTGCCTACGGGTACGACCAAAGACTCGAAGTCTTCGGAAACAAAG GTATGATTAAGGTTGAAAACGAGAGACCAGCTCACTCCACGGAAACGGTCATTGGACAAGAAGGCATTAAGCTGAACCCCATTTACTACTCCTTCCCCTCGCGCTACAAGATCGCGTACCAAAACGAACTTGAACATTTCTTGGATGTTGTTCAGT ATGGTGAACCTATGGACGTCACCAGCTGGCAAACCCTGGCCGTGAGCAAGATCGCCACGGCTGTTGAGCAGAGCGCCCGCACCGGCAAGACTGTAGAACTCGACTGGACCAAAGACGACATTCCCGCCATTTACTcttaa